From Candidatus Acidulodesulfobacterium acidiphilum:
CTTTTTGCGACGGCAGCATTTATAATCGGAGCTTTTCCGGTTTTTCATATTATTTATAAAGCTATCGCCATAGGATATAAATATCTTAACTGGAATTTTATATCTACTTTGCCTACGGGTTTTCCTATCGGCGCAGAGGGCGGTATATTAAACGCCATTATAGGCGACGTATATCTTGTAGTAATAGCTTCTATTTTTGCAATTCCCATAGGAGTCGGGGCAGGTTTATATTTATCTCTTTTTGGAAAAAAAAGAACAAACTTTTTTTTAAGGCTTTTGAATGAACTTATGATAGGAATACCCTCTATAGTATGGGGTATCGTGGGATTTTATATATTTTCCACTAATGCCGGTTTTGGTTTTCATTTTGGATTTTCGGCTCTTGCAGGAGGATTTACGCTTGGTTTTATAATGACGCCTATTATAGTGCTTCTTACAGAACAGGCGATTAATCAGATTCCTGCAAGTTACATAGAAGGCGCTCTTGCTCTTGGGGCAACTAAATTTCAGGCTACAAAATCGGTCATACTGAAGGCGGCTCTTGGCGGCATATTTATAGGAATACTGCTCGGAGTTATGAATATAATCGGACAGACGGCGCCGCTTTTATTTACAAATTATTATAATACAGGTCTGCCTACCGGAGTTACGGGCTCTGGAGGAGCGGTAGGAGACATGGCTATGCTGATATTTATATATATTCATGAACCTTCAAGAATACTGCATTATAAAGCAGAAGCGGCTTCGGTAGTTTTATTGATGTTTATATTTTTATTAGATATAGGATTGAGGCTGATAAACTATTTAGTTAAAAAATTTATTCTATAAATTATATATATTATAAAAACAAAAAAAAGGAATAATAATTTTATGCCAAATGATAAAAATGACTTAAAGCCGATAAATTCTGTTGACGGCGATAAAGACAATATAATAGTAAACGTAAAGGATTTAAATTTTTATTATGGTAATTATCATCTTCTAAAATCTATAAATCTTTATTTTAAAAAAAATTCCGTATGCACGCTTTTAGGCCCTTCGGGTTGCGGCAAATCTACTTTTTTAAGGACGCTCAACAGGATGAATGATTATACGGAGGGCGCCAGACTTACAGGCGAAGTTTTGATAGGCGGAAAAAATATATATGATAAATCGGTTGACGTTGTGGAATTGAGACGAAATATAGGTATGGTATTTCAAAACCCTAACCCGTTTCCTAAATCTATATTTGAAAACGTCGCTTTCGGATTAAAAATTCACGGCATAAAAAATAAGGATTTTATTGTAGAAAGGGTAGAAAAGTGCCTTAAATATGCAGGTCTTTACGATGAAGTCAAAGATAAACTTAATAAATCTGCTTTATCTCTTTCGGGAGGGCAGCAGCAGAGATTATGCATTGCAAGGGCGATAGCAACCAATCCCTCAATATTATTAATGGATGAACCGACGGCATACCTTGACCCTGTTTCAACCAGTATTATACTTGATTTAATTAATTCATTTAAGAAATATTATACCATAATAGTCGTCAGTCACAACGTTCAACAGTCCGGCAGAATTTCAGATTACAGCGGGTTTTTTTTAGACGGAGAGCTTATTGAATTCGACGAATCGGGGAATTTCTTTACCAGACCTAAAGACAAAAGAACGGAAAACTTTATAACAAGCAGATATTAAAAATAAATATAAAAAGAGGGGTTGCAGTGAATATTTTAGATAATGAGTTGATGAAATTGAAACACAGTGTCGTTGAGATGGGAGAAATAGTTGTAAGTCAGTTAAGTAGCGCAACTAAATTTTTATTTGAAAGAGATAAAAACCTTGCGGAACAAACTATTAAAAACGATTTAAAAGTTAATTCGCTTGAAGTGGGCATTAACGAAAGTTGTATAAAACTGCTTGCTCTATACCAGCCTGAGGCGGCGGACTTAATGTTTATAACAACCACCATGAAAATAATAACCGATCTTGAAAGAATGGGAGATTTATGCGCTTCGATATGCCAAATTGGGTTAAAACTTACGGACGGACCCTCATTTTCGGAACAATTTAAATGCGTTTATTCATATTTTGAAGATGTTGCGGGAAGGGACGACGAGATGCTTAAAATGGCCATAAAGATGTTTTCGGACGGCGTTAAAGAAAATTTAGGGCTTAAAGACGTCATTATAAAAGACGAAAACGTTATAGACTTACTTTCGCATAAGATAGTCGTGGATATAATAAATAATTCGATAAAAAATTTAAATACTTTGGAAAATAATATAACCTATATCTTTATAGCGCGCAAGTATGAAAGGTTTGCAGACCATGCCCAAAAAATTATGGAACTTTTACTTTACATGGACCTTGGCAAAGATTTAAGGAATTTGCCGGAGTATTAATCTTTTAATCCCATGCCGAGAGCATTGTAAACGTTTATAACATCTTCTTTAACCAATAAATTTTGATTGATGAGGTTGTACTCTGAATTAAGTAAATTTTCTTTATAGGTAAGATAAGTTATTTTAGAAGAAATTCCCGTTTTATACTGCACTTTATAAATATTGAAAAGTTTTAGGGCATAATGGTAATTTTTTTCATAACTTTTCAATGTTTGCATATCTTTCTGAAAATCTGCAAGGTCGCTGTCGGTTTCGCTGAATGCGTTTATTATGGTATTTCTGTAGTTCAATACTGCCTGCTGATATTGCAGTTTAGACCTTTTATATATGCTTATATTTGTTTTATAGTTAAATATCGGCGCAAGAATGTCTAATCCGAAATTCCAAACGCTGTTTGCATCGGTAATAAAATTATTTAAACTTGGGCTTGCGTATCCGTAATTTCCTGTAAGATTAAATACCGGAAAAAAATTGGCGAGGCTTTCTTTTTTGGCATAAGCATATGCAAGAACGTTATATTCCGCTTCTTTAACATCCGGTCTTTGCGTTAAAATTTCCGACGGAATATTCGGCGGTATTAACTTAAAATAACGGTTGTCGTTAAAATTTAAAACGTTTTTTATGTTTGTCTTAACTGACAACTTAAAATTTTCCGGAAATTTTCCAAGATAATATGCAAGCGTATTTTGCGTAATATCTTTTTGCTTTATAGAGTCGTTAAGTTCGGTTCTTAAAATTTCAAGGTTTGTTTTTGTATTTACTATAGGCTCTGCATTTATAAGGCCGTCTTTATACTGCACTTCATAAAGTTTTAAAATCTCTTTTTCCGCTTTATATTCTTTTTTTAAGTTAACAATGGATTCCTTTAAAGCCTGTATTTGAAAATAGGCCTGTGCAACGTTGCTTATAAGGGTTAGTTTTACTACGTCGGCGTCTTCCTTAGATACGGAAACGTTAGCTTTTGCCTGTTTAACGGCATTATTTACCTGGTTCCAGACATCTAATTCATATGAAGTGCTTAAACCTGCCTGATTTAGATTATAGATAATAGTCGGGCTAGAACCTGAAGAAGATCCTCCGGAAAATATGGAAGTTTCATAGCCCATTTTATTTCTTGTAGCTTCATAGCTAAAATTGACGGTTGGGAACAGATTGGATTCATTTTGCGAAACATATGTTTTTGCTACCTGTATATTTTTTATAGCTATTATATAATTTAAATTGTTTTTTAACGCCTTTGATACTAAATTGTCAAGTTCATTGCTTTTAAAATTTTTCCACCAGTCGTTTTTTATTTTAAAATTTACGTTATTTAACGCATATTTAAATTTCTTGGGAATTTTAACCGTAATTTTTTTTGGATGCGTAAACAAGCTGCATCCGCTGAGAACAAACATAGACCCGAAAGCCGTTAAAAAAAATAATAGTAAAGTTTTTTTAATTTTCATAATTTTTTATAGTTTAAGTTTATTTTTTTTTATGTAGTTTTTTATTGACTGAATTTTAAATTTATTATATTCTAATTATACTGACTATAAAGTCATATTGTCAATTAAAAAATTTTATAATTTAATAATCTATTTTAAAATTAAAGGTATTGATATGATTAAGCGTTTCATAATAGTTTTGCTTGTTCTTATAGTTATTTTCGGAGGAATATTCGTATACAAAGCATATAAAGATTACAAAATTGAACAATTTATGAAAACAAGAAAATATCCGCCGGTTTCGGTGTCGGTAGCCGTTTCTAAAATAGGAGACTGGCAGCCTTATATACATACTATAGGCAACGTATCCGCTATAAATTCGGTTAACGTAACGACGCAGGTTGCAGGGCAGGTCAACGGCATATATTTTAAGTCGGGAGAATTTGTTCGCAAAAATCAGGTTTTGGTTACTCTCGACGATTCACTTCAGGTTGCTCAGTTAAGACAATATAAATCACAGTTTATAGCCGATAAATTTAACTATGAGCAGTACAAAAAAGCTTATGCTCAAAATGCCGTTTCTAAAGCATCGTATATATCTATGCTCTCTACATTAAGGCAGAACGAAGCGCAAATCGCACAGTCGGAAGTAACCATAGCCGATATGACTATAAGGGCGCCTTTTTCCGGAATAGTGGGGATTAGAAATTCAAGTTCTGTAAATCTCGGTCAGTACATAAAACCAGGGGCAAATATAATACCTCTTTATTCTATCAACCCGATTTATATAGATTTTACGATGCCGCAAAACGATTTGCATAGTTTAAAGGTAAATCAAAAAGTTAAGATTAAGTTAGATTCATATAATAAAATCTTTTACGGCAGAATAAAAACTATAAGCATAGACGTAAATACCGTTTCCCGCAATATTACCGCAAGAGTTGTCGTAAACAATAAGGGAATGTATTTAAGGCCGGGAATGTTCGTGACCGGAAGAGTTTTTCTGCCCATTATACATAACGTCGTAACGGTTCCGGCGACTGCGGTAACTTATAATCCATACGGCGATTTCGTTTATGTAGTCGTTAAGAGAAAAGGCGTAAATATCGTAAAAACGGATTATGTTAAGGCTGGAGAAGAAAGAAACGGAGTCGTAGTTATACTTAAAGGCTTAAAAGCCGGAGAAAAAGTCGTTACGGCAGGGCAGGTAAAACTGAAAAACGGCATACCCGTAGTTATAAAAAACGAAGCCGAAGTTAATAAAAAAACAAAAACAAAATTAAAAAAATAGCAAAATACATAGATAAAAGGTAATTAAATGAACGAAATAAATCCGCAAAAAAAGAAAGGTTTTACAGACATATTTATTCAGCGACCGGTTTTTGCAATAGTCATAAGCCTCGTTATATTTATACTTGGAGCGAGATCTCTTTCCGAATTGACGTTAAGGGAGTATCCGAAAGTAAAAGATACCCTTATTACCGTTCAGACGGCATATCCCGGCGCAAGCGCGCAGGTAGTGCAGGGGTTTATTACAATGCCTTTGGAGAGAGCTATTGCTTCTTCTGAAGGTATAGATTATATGACTTCGACTAGCACCGAAGGCGTAAGCACTATCCAGGTTTTTATGAAATTAAACTTTAGCCCTAATGCCGCTCTTGCCGAGGTGCTTTCACAGGTTAATTCCGTACTAAATCAGCTGCCCAAGCAGTCGCAACTTCCCGTTATTACAAAGACTAGTGTTACCAATCTTGCTTATTTATATCTGGCATTTACCTCTAATACGCTGTCAAGTTCTCAGATTACGGATTATTTAACCAGGGCGGTCCAGCCTAAAATTCAGGCGGTAAGCGGAGTCGGCCAGGTTCAGATTAACGGCAATAAACAGTTCGGCATGAGGATATGGCTCAACCCAAAAAAAATGGCGGAATTTAACGTTACGCCGACGGAAGTATCAAGCGCCCTTGAAAATAATAATTATATAGCTTCTAACGGTTACACAAAAGGAAATTACATTCAAGTTAATATTTCGGCAGACACTATGCTTAAAACCGTTAAACAGTTTAGAAATTTAGTCGTTGCCGACGACGACGGCACTTTGATAAGGGTTAAAGATATAGGAACGGTAGAAATGGGAGCCGTAAGCAATGACGCCGGAAACATAATGAACGGTAAAAGAGCCGTTGTTATGGGTATTTTTACTACCCCTACCGCAAATCCGTTGACCGTAGTAAAAAAACTTACAGGTATGATTCCTTCGTTAAGAAAACAGCTGCCTGCTCATATGAAACTTAGGATTGCGTTTAACAGAACTATTTTTATAAGCAGTTCTATTAACGAAGTTATTAAAACGGTCGTAGAAACCCTTATAATAGTTATAATAGTTATATTTTTATTTCTCGGTTCTGCAAGAAGCGTTGTTATTCCGGTAATAGCTATACCCTTATCGATTATAGGCGACCTGTTCATAATGTATTATCTTAATTATTCTATCAATCTCTTAACGCTTCTCGCATTTGTCCTTGCTATAGGCTTGGTCGTGGACGATGCTATTATAGTAGTCGAAAACGTCAGTCGTCATATCGAAGAAGGTAAAAAACCTTTCGACGCGGCTATTATTGCGGCAAAAGAGCTCGGCGTGCCTATTATTGCTATGTCTATCACTTTAGTGGCAGTTTTTCTCCCGATAGGTTTTATGGGCGGTCTTACAGGAGCATTATTTACCGAATTTGCCTTTACTCTTGCCGGAGCGGTGCTTATTTCCGGAATTTTAGCCCTAACTCTTTCTCCTATGATGACGTCTAAATTTTTAAAAGAGGGGATGGGTAAAAAAGGGCTTACCCATTTTCTCGACGTAACTTTTGAAAAAATAAAAAATATATATTTAAAAATACTTCACGGCGTTCTTGATTACAAACCGGTGGTAGCGCTGGTTATAATAGTCGTTTTAACCGCCGCATATTTTTTGTTTGTTACCACAAAAAGCGAACTTGCCCCCACGGAAGATCAAGGCGTCATTTTCGTACAAGGTACGGCGTCGCCCACTTCGACTTATAAAAATTTAAAACATTACGCAAAACAGATAGGGCATATTTATGATTCTTTTCCTCAGATGAACAGGTATTTTATGGCATTGGGAGCTTCAGGCAATAATACCTTAATATCGGGTATGATTCTTAAACCGTGGAGTCAGAGAAAATTAACCCAGATGCAGCTTACCCCTATGGTACAGGAAAAACTAAATTCTATAACGGGTTTACAACTTGCGGCGTTTGCGCTTCCGAGCCTTCCGGGTTCGCAGGGTCTTCCAGTTATGTTTGTTATAACATCTACGGATAATTATCTTGAAATGAGAAGCGTTGCTATTAAGCTCGAACAAAAAGCCATGAAGAGCGGGCTGTTTTTGTATATGGACAAAGACCTAAAGTACGATGAACCGCAGATAAAAATTATCATAAATAGAAATAAGGCGCAGAGTATGGGTATTAATATGGCTACGATAGGCGATACGCTTTCTACTATGTTGAGCGAAAAATATGTAAACTGGTTTGAAATGGACGGTTACAGCTATAAGGTTATACCTCAGGTAATCCAAAAATACAGGTTTGACCAAAATTTGTTAAAAAATTATTACATTAAGGCTTCAAACGGCAATATGGTACCGCTTTCCAGTTTTGTAAGCTTTAAAACCGTTACTGTACCGGAATCGTTAAACCAGTTCGATCAGCTCAATTCCGTCACTATTTCTGCTATACCCAAACCGGGAGTTACTATAGGACAGGCGTTAAGTTTCCTTGAAAAAGCGTCAAAAAAGATTTTCCCTAAAGGTTTTTCGTATAATTTTGCCGGTCAGTCTCGTCAGTTCGTTCAGCAAGGTTCTGCTATGATCGTAACTTTTTTCTTTTCCCTGATTATTATTTATCTTGTTCTTGCCGCTCTGTTCGACAGTTTTGTGGACCCGGTTATTATATTGATAAGCGTTCCCATGTCTATTACCGGAGCGTTAATATTTTTAAGTTTAGGTTTTGCGACTATTAATATTTATACGGA
This genomic window contains:
- the phoU gene encoding phosphate signaling complex protein PhoU is translated as MNILDNELMKLKHSVVEMGEIVVSQLSSATKFLFERDKNLAEQTIKNDLKVNSLEVGINESCIKLLALYQPEAADLMFITTTMKIITDLERMGDLCASICQIGLKLTDGPSFSEQFKCVYSYFEDVAGRDDEMLKMAIKMFSDGVKENLGLKDVIIKDENVIDLLSHKIVVDIINNSIKNLNTLENNITYIFIARKYERFADHAQKIMELLLYMDLGKDLRNLPEY
- a CDS encoding TolC family protein; its protein translation is MKIKKTLLLFFLTAFGSMFVLSGCSLFTHPKKITVKIPKKFKYALNNVNFKIKNDWWKNFKSNELDNLVSKALKNNLNYIIAIKNIQVAKTYVSQNESNLFPTVNFSYEATRNKMGYETSIFSGGSSSGSSPTIIYNLNQAGLSTSYELDVWNQVNNAVKQAKANVSVSKEDADVVKLTLISNVAQAYFQIQALKESIVNLKKEYKAEKEILKLYEVQYKDGLINAEPIVNTKTNLEILRTELNDSIKQKDITQNTLAYYLGKFPENFKLSVKTNIKNVLNFNDNRYFKLIPPNIPSEILTQRPDVKEAEYNVLAYAYAKKESLANFFPVFNLTGNYGYASPSLNNFITDANSVWNFGLDILAPIFNYKTNISIYKRSKLQYQQAVLNYRNTIINAFSETDSDLADFQKDMQTLKSYEKNYHYALKLFNIYKVQYKTGISSKITYLTYKENLLNSEYNLINQNLLVKEDVINVYNALGMGLKD
- a CDS encoding efflux RND transporter periplasmic adaptor subunit, with product MIKRFIIVLLVLIVIFGGIFVYKAYKDYKIEQFMKTRKYPPVSVSVAVSKIGDWQPYIHTIGNVSAINSVNVTTQVAGQVNGIYFKSGEFVRKNQVLVTLDDSLQVAQLRQYKSQFIADKFNYEQYKKAYAQNAVSKASYISMLSTLRQNEAQIAQSEVTIADMTIRAPFSGIVGIRNSSSVNLGQYIKPGANIIPLYSINPIYIDFTMPQNDLHSLKVNQKVKIKLDSYNKIFYGRIKTISIDVNTVSRNITARVVVNNKGMYLRPGMFVTGRVFLPIIHNVVTVPATAVTYNPYGDFVYVVVKRKGVNIVKTDYVKAGEERNGVVVILKGLKAGEKVVTAGQVKLKNGIPVVIKNEAEVNKKTKTKLKK
- the pstB gene encoding phosphate ABC transporter ATP-binding protein gives rise to the protein MPNDKNDLKPINSVDGDKDNIIVNVKDLNFYYGNYHLLKSINLYFKKNSVCTLLGPSGCGKSTFLRTLNRMNDYTEGARLTGEVLIGGKNIYDKSVDVVELRRNIGMVFQNPNPFPKSIFENVAFGLKIHGIKNKDFIVERVEKCLKYAGLYDEVKDKLNKSALSLSGGQQQRLCIARAIATNPSILLMDEPTAYLDPVSTSIILDLINSFKKYYTIIVVSHNVQQSGRISDYSGFFLDGELIEFDESGNFFTRPKDKRTENFITSRY
- a CDS encoding ABC transporter permease subunit produces the protein MEQQLHDPVFPIDKGYLKRKKIYNNIAFLFATAAFIIGAFPVFHIIYKAIAIGYKYLNWNFISTLPTGFPIGAEGGILNAIIGDVYLVVIASIFAIPIGVGAGLYLSLFGKKRTNFFLRLLNELMIGIPSIVWGIVGFYIFSTNAGFGFHFGFSALAGGFTLGFIMTPIIVLLTEQAINQIPASYIEGALALGATKFQATKSVILKAALGGIFIGILLGVMNIIGQTAPLLFTNYYNTGLPTGVTGSGGAVGDMAMLIFIYIHEPSRILHYKAEAASVVLLMFIFLLDIGLRLINYLVKKFIL
- a CDS encoding multidrug efflux protein, coding for MNEINPQKKKGFTDIFIQRPVFAIVISLVIFILGARSLSELTLREYPKVKDTLITVQTAYPGASAQVVQGFITMPLERAIASSEGIDYMTSTSTEGVSTIQVFMKLNFSPNAALAEVLSQVNSVLNQLPKQSQLPVITKTSVTNLAYLYLAFTSNTLSSSQITDYLTRAVQPKIQAVSGVGQVQINGNKQFGMRIWLNPKKMAEFNVTPTEVSSALENNNYIASNGYTKGNYIQVNISADTMLKTVKQFRNLVVADDDGTLIRVKDIGTVEMGAVSNDAGNIMNGKRAVVMGIFTTPTANPLTVVKKLTGMIPSLRKQLPAHMKLRIAFNRTIFISSSINEVIKTVVETLIIVIIVIFLFLGSARSVVIPVIAIPLSIIGDLFIMYYLNYSINLLTLLAFVLAIGLVVDDAIIVVENVSRHIEEGKKPFDAAIIAAKELGVPIIAMSITLVAVFLPIGFMGGLTGALFTEFAFTLAGAVLISGILALTLSPMMTSKFLKEGMGKKGLTHFLDVTFEKIKNIYLKILHGVLDYKPVVALVIIVVLTAAYFLFVTTKSELAPTEDQGVIFVQGTASPTSTYKNLKHYAKQIGHIYDSFPQMNRYFMALGASGNNTLISGMILKPWSQRKLTQMQLTPMVQEKLNSITGLQLAAFALPSLPGSQGLPVMFVITSTDNYLEMRSVAIKLEQKAMKSGLFLYMDKDLKYDEPQIKIIINRNKAQSMGINMATIGDTLSTMLSEKYVNWFEMDGYSYKVIPQVIQKYRFDQNLLKNYYIKASNGNMVPLSSFVSFKTVTVPESLNQFDQLNSVTISAIPKPGVTIGQALSFLEKASKKIFPKGFSYNFAGQSRQFVQQGSAMIVTFFFSLIIIYLVLAALFDSFVDPVIILISVPMSITGALIFLSLGFATINIYTEVGLVTLIGLVSKHGILITKFANDLQKEGMDKRTAIEQAASIRLRPILMTTFAMVFGVIPLLLASGAGAVSRFDIGLVIAAGLGIGTFLTIFIVPTVYMFFGKDLHKNKENAD